In Arthrobacter sp. SLBN-112, a genomic segment contains:
- a CDS encoding NAD(P)-dependent oxidoreductase, with translation MAQRIHDSGQPLHAVDVSHDQVLKASELGIPASMAIEDLADAHALFVVVATGDQLMNLLKSRLLSGACATKVVVVLSTVGVHAVRDFADKLRVRGISAVDCPVTGGVSGAVDGRLTLFAAGNPADVGPLRNILATMGTLQDCGSKVGDGQAYKMVNQLLAASHLAVAGEALAFAQSLGLDQGKVFKAVSEGAGGSWMLTDRGPRMLQSPEQRPTQTHLSIFVKDTQLVKAAAAAAGFDARILDAVTREFQRATEEGLAAADDSSIVDVRRGPATHEG, from the coding sequence ATGGCGCAGCGGATACATGACAGCGGCCAGCCTCTGCACGCCGTAGACGTAAGTCATGACCAGGTCCTGAAAGCCTCCGAGCTGGGAATCCCGGCTTCAATGGCAATTGAGGATCTCGCTGACGCCCACGCCCTCTTTGTAGTGGTCGCAACCGGCGACCAGCTGATGAACCTGCTGAAGTCCCGACTGCTTTCAGGAGCCTGCGCTACCAAAGTTGTTGTGGTACTCAGCACCGTAGGTGTCCATGCGGTAAGAGACTTCGCTGACAAACTCAGGGTGCGAGGTATCAGCGCCGTCGATTGCCCCGTAACAGGAGGAGTCAGCGGCGCGGTTGATGGGCGACTGACTCTCTTCGCCGCGGGTAACCCGGCGGACGTAGGACCCCTCCGGAACATATTGGCAACCATGGGGACCCTCCAGGATTGCGGAAGCAAAGTCGGCGACGGACAGGCCTACAAAATGGTCAATCAGCTGCTGGCTGCGTCCCATCTCGCCGTTGCAGGCGAAGCACTCGCCTTCGCTCAATCGCTCGGATTGGATCAAGGCAAAGTATTCAAAGCCGTCAGCGAAGGCGCCGGCGGATCCTGGATGCTCACCGACCGAGGTCCCCGCATGCTCCAATCCCCGGAACAGCGCCCCACGCAGACCCATCTGTCCATCTTCGTTAAGGACACGCAACTGGTGAAGGCCGCAGCGGCAGCGGCGGGATTCGACGCCAGAATCCTCGACGCAGTCACCCGCGAATTCCAGCGCGCGACCGAAGAAGGCCTGGCTGCCGCTGACGACTCCTCAATCGTGGATGTCCGGCGGGGTCCGGCCACCCACGAAGGGTAG
- a CDS encoding winged helix-turn-helix domain-containing protein: MTSAHAVVPLPLHGLERKNLREQALGALRAAITSGELPPGRPLVETELSDMLQISRGTLREAPRSLEQEGLITAEDHKADSRSAVLTPLRRAIFMLCVPRWNRWPFVHFANSRTVKWQ; encoded by the coding sequence ATGACATCCGCCCACGCGGTCGTGCCCCTACCATTGCATGGTCTGGAAAGGAAGAACCTCCGTGAGCAGGCACTGGGCGCGCTCCGCGCCGCCATCACGAGCGGCGAACTCCCACCCGGCCGGCCCCTAGTTGAGACAGAGCTTTCGGACATGCTACAGATCAGCCGCGGAACCCTCCGTGAAGCGCCTAGATCGCTCGAACAAGAAGGCCTGATCACTGCAGAGGATCACAAGGCCGACTCTCGGTCCGCCGTATTGACGCCGCTGCGACGCGCGATATTTATGCTGTGCGTGCCGCGCTGGAATCGTTGGCCGTTCGTACACTTTGCGAACTCCCGGACCGTGAAATGGCAGTGA
- a CDS encoding FCD domain-containing protein → MRAALESLAVRTLCELPDREMAVRLLHQAVDAIEAAREASVEERIETETEFHRSLCRLTGNQTLLRSWTSLEGSCRMSVAFRGPEKDDAKGKREASPRHRDRHRNR, encoded by the coding sequence GTGCGTGCCGCGCTGGAATCGTTGGCCGTTCGTACACTTTGCGAACTCCCGGACCGTGAAATGGCAGTGAGATTACTGCATCAGGCAGTCGACGCGATAGAGGCTGCCCGTGAGGCATCAGTCGAGGAACGGATTGAAACCGAAACAGAATTCCACCGGAGCCTCTGCAGGCTAACTGGTAACCAAACACTGCTTCGCTCCTGGACCTCCCTTGAAGGCTCCTGCCGCATGTCCGTCGCTTTTCGCGGTCCGGAAAAGGACGACGCCAAGGGTAAGCGCGAAGCGTCACCGCGACATCGTGATCGTCATCGAAACCGGTGA
- the lipA gene encoding lipoyl synthase, which yields MTLAPEGRKLLRVEQRNSAVPVERKPEWIKAKVQMGPEFVGLKNLVKKEGLHTVCEEAGCPNIFECWEDKEATFLIGGSECTRRCDFCQIDTGKPSPVDMFEPTKVARSVQAMQLRYATVTGVARDDLADEGVWLYAETVRKIHELNPGTGVELLIPDFSGKPEHIAAICDSKPEVFAHNVETVPRIFKRIRPAFRYERSLDVITQGRNLGMVTKSNLILGMGETREEISEALRDLHEAGCDLITITQYLRPSERHLPVDRWFKPQEFVDLQDEATELGFLGVMSGPLVRSSYRAGRLWATAMRKKGRDIPAELAHIAEGIQDSGTTRQEASSLLLPPGKS from the coding sequence ATGACATTGGCACCTGAAGGCCGGAAGCTTTTGCGCGTTGAACAGCGCAACTCTGCTGTTCCGGTGGAGCGCAAGCCGGAGTGGATCAAGGCCAAGGTCCAGATGGGCCCGGAGTTCGTCGGGCTGAAGAACCTCGTGAAGAAAGAGGGCCTGCACACGGTGTGTGAGGAGGCCGGCTGCCCGAACATTTTTGAGTGCTGGGAGGACAAGGAAGCCACGTTCCTGATCGGCGGGTCCGAGTGCACGCGGCGGTGTGATTTCTGCCAGATCGATACCGGCAAACCCTCCCCGGTGGACATGTTCGAGCCCACCAAGGTGGCCCGGTCCGTGCAGGCCATGCAGCTGCGCTACGCCACCGTCACCGGGGTGGCCCGGGACGACCTGGCGGACGAGGGCGTGTGGCTGTACGCCGAGACCGTCCGGAAGATCCACGAGCTGAACCCGGGCACCGGGGTGGAGCTGCTGATCCCGGACTTCTCCGGCAAACCCGAACACATCGCCGCGATCTGCGACTCCAAGCCGGAGGTGTTCGCGCACAACGTGGAGACCGTGCCGCGGATTTTCAAGCGGATCCGGCCGGCGTTCCGGTACGAGCGGTCCCTGGATGTGATCACACAGGGCCGGAACCTTGGCATGGTGACCAAGTCCAACCTGATCCTGGGCATGGGCGAAACCCGCGAAGAAATCTCCGAAGCGCTGCGGGACCTGCATGAGGCCGGGTGCGACCTGATCACCATCACCCAGTACCTGCGCCCGAGTGAGCGGCACCTGCCGGTGGACCGGTGGTTCAAGCCCCAGGAGTTCGTGGACCTGCAGGACGAGGCCACCGAGCTGGGCTTCCTCGGCGTCATGAGTGGCCCGCTGGTGCGCTCCTCGTACCGGGCCGGCCGGCTCTGGGCCACGGCGATGCGGAAGAAAGGCCGGGACATCCCCGCCGAACTCGCCCACATCGCAGAAGGCATCCAGGATTCCGGCACCACCCGCCAGGAAGCCAGCTCACTGCTCCTGCCTCCTGGCAAAAGCTAA
- a CDS encoding PTS transporter subunit EIIC, with translation MANVNYRSLAGEILQGVGGEKNIVSAAHCATRLRLKLRDEAKADTAAVEKLPGVITVMKAGGQYQVVIGDNVPTVYAELGKITKLTEDSTVDDEPVSKGNLLSRFIDLISWIFSPVIWPLAASGLLKAFLSLATQTGLLDPTSQTNVILAATADALFYFLPLFLAVTAAKTSMAIAGALVYPSIVALAAQTEPVSFAGLPVVMMNYNSSVIPIIVAVWLQGYLERFLTRALPSAIRNFTTPLLTLLVMVPLVLLTVGPITTYAAQGLSAGISTAFTVAPWLAGAIIGGFWQVFVLFGLHWGFVPGMLNEIAQGHSLLFGPLLPAVLAQAAASPCRGLPNPQQSPPCRRRSRFAIGLPCRHH, from the coding sequence ATGGCAAATGTGAACTACCGGTCGCTGGCCGGAGAGATTTTGCAAGGAGTGGGCGGCGAAAAGAACATCGTCAGCGCCGCCCACTGCGCTACCCGGCTCCGACTCAAGCTGAGGGACGAGGCAAAGGCCGACACCGCCGCCGTCGAAAAGCTGCCAGGTGTGATCACCGTAATGAAGGCTGGCGGCCAATACCAGGTAGTCATCGGCGACAACGTCCCAACCGTCTACGCAGAACTGGGCAAAATCACCAAGCTCACCGAAGATTCCACGGTGGATGACGAGCCGGTATCAAAGGGCAACCTTTTGAGCCGCTTCATTGACCTGATTTCCTGGATTTTTTCACCTGTCATCTGGCCACTGGCCGCTTCCGGTCTGCTCAAAGCCTTCTTGAGTCTGGCCACCCAAACGGGGTTGCTTGACCCAACGTCCCAGACCAATGTGATTCTGGCCGCCACCGCGGACGCACTGTTCTACTTCCTTCCGCTCTTTCTGGCAGTCACGGCAGCAAAAACGTCCATGGCCATAGCCGGCGCACTCGTTTACCCGAGCATCGTCGCGCTGGCCGCGCAGACCGAGCCCGTAAGCTTCGCCGGCCTTCCGGTGGTGATGATGAACTACAACAGCTCTGTCATCCCGATCATCGTGGCCGTCTGGCTCCAGGGCTACCTTGAACGCTTCCTCACCCGGGCACTTCCCTCAGCCATCCGGAACTTCACTACACCACTGCTGACCCTGCTGGTGATGGTGCCGCTGGTTCTTCTCACTGTCGGCCCGATCACCACCTACGCTGCACAGGGTCTTTCAGCCGGCATCAGCACCGCCTTCACTGTCGCACCCTGGCTCGCCGGAGCCATCATAGGCGGCTTCTGGCAAGTCTTTGTCCTCTTCGGCCTGCACTGGGGCTTCGTTCCTGGCATGCTGAACGAAATCGCCCAGGGCCACTCCCTCCTGTTCGGGCCGCTGCTGCCCGCCGTGCTCGCCCAAGCAGCTGCCAGCCCTTGCCGTGGCCTTCCGAACCCGCAACAAAGCCCGCCGTGCCGTCGCAGGTCCCGCTTCGCTATCGGGCTTCCTTGCAGGCATCACTGA
- a CDS encoding PTS glucose transporter subunit IIA, which produces MIAFGLTFFFGPREAESAATSDAGTSIPEADPVPAPTFAGTVEVLAPVTGQAVALKDVQDKVFASGAMGKGLGIIPADGRIYSPITGTIKAARPAADSRVMSRSMPLSRKYRSR; this is translated from the coding sequence ATGATCGCCTTCGGTCTAACCTTCTTCTTCGGCCCACGTGAGGCGGAATCGGCAGCGACGTCCGACGCCGGCACCTCCATTCCCGAAGCTGACCCTGTTCCCGCTCCCACCTTCGCTGGCACGGTAGAGGTCCTGGCCCCCGTCACCGGACAGGCCGTGGCCCTCAAGGACGTTCAAGACAAAGTGTTCGCCTCTGGCGCCATGGGCAAGGGCCTAGGCATCATCCCCGCGGACGGCCGGATCTACTCCCCAATCACGGGCACCATCAAAGCGGCCAGGCCTGCTGCGGATTCGAGGGTGATGTCCAGGTCGATGCCGTTGTCCCGGAAGTATCGCAGCAGGTAG
- the hxlB gene encoding 6-phospho-3-hexuloisomerase, whose translation MSGLRTILKEIQAVVPRIDPAQLEELTNRLALAERVFITGEGRSGFMARAFAMRLMHLGLQVYVIGETVTPSVREGDTIFAVSGSGTTAGTVRVAEQAQSVRANVLAVTTEPASPLGLLAAAVMVIPAATKYRREGEAPTVQPLSSLFDQVTHLALDAICLEIATRRGVDNSAAKSAHANTE comes from the coding sequence ATGAGCGGACTTAGAACCATCCTCAAAGAAATCCAGGCCGTCGTGCCGCGGATCGATCCGGCACAACTCGAGGAGCTGACCAACCGACTCGCGCTGGCCGAACGGGTGTTCATCACTGGCGAAGGACGCAGCGGATTCATGGCCCGCGCGTTTGCAATGCGTCTGATGCACCTCGGCTTGCAGGTCTATGTGATCGGAGAGACCGTCACTCCCTCGGTCCGCGAGGGCGACACGATCTTTGCCGTATCGGGATCGGGAACGACAGCAGGAACGGTCCGTGTTGCCGAACAGGCCCAGTCTGTCCGTGCAAACGTGCTTGCAGTGACGACTGAACCTGCCTCACCGCTCGGGCTGCTCGCCGCGGCCGTGATGGTGATCCCGGCAGCGACCAAGTACCGCCGTGAAGGCGAGGCCCCAACCGTACAGCCACTGTCGAGCCTGTTCGACCAGGTCACTCACCTGGCCCTGGATGCCATATGTCTCGAAATCGCCACCCGCCGCGGCGTTGACAACTCAGCGGCCAAATCTGCCCACGCCAACACTGAGTAG
- a CDS encoding DUF1508 domain-containing protein encodes MAGMFELFVDAESAFRFRLTAPDGTIMAVSKPFDTKTDAVAGIAAVREYAGMGLISDHCTTPANAAQPAVWRDPGGQTEDSPRMPKIDFHTRARAVRRAVSGPRWAGAIHSLS; translated from the coding sequence ATGGCAGGAATGTTCGAACTATTTGTCGACGCGGAATCAGCGTTCAGGTTCCGGCTGACAGCGCCAGACGGCACCATCATGGCAGTGTCCAAGCCCTTCGACACCAAGACGGACGCTGTTGCCGGCATCGCCGCCGTGCGCGAATACGCCGGCATGGGCCTGATCAGCGACCACTGCACAACACCCGCAAATGCCGCACAACCAGCAGTCTGGAGGGATCCTGGGGGCCAAACTGAGGATTCCCCGCGCATGCCAAAGATCGACTTCCACACCCGTGCCAGGGCGGTCCGCCGGGCCGTCTCGGGCCCCCGCTGGGCCGGGGCAATCCACAGCCTTTCCTAA
- a CDS encoding GntR family transcriptional regulator: MSVMLENQLAGEGDLSLAEQAYRHLRDRLIMLDIRPGEAINDGKLAAELGIGRTPVREALKRLEGDHLVVSYPRRGTFATVVDITELADVSELRESLEPLAARRAAKLATPALRQEIRDTAAAISTMGDAEDPYDLMRYDIKVHRLIYRAAANTHLEDVLIRYDNLATRIWCMVLEKVPSVAAHIAEHVALLEAVADGDSDRAGKLALEHVTSFEQAIRNVL; the protein is encoded by the coding sequence ATGAGCGTAATGCTAGAGAACCAGCTGGCCGGAGAAGGCGACCTCTCGCTCGCAGAGCAGGCCTACCGGCACCTTCGGGACCGGCTCATCATGCTCGACATCAGGCCGGGCGAGGCCATCAACGACGGCAAGCTGGCCGCGGAACTCGGGATCGGCCGCACGCCGGTGCGGGAAGCGCTCAAGCGCCTGGAAGGCGACCACCTCGTGGTCTCGTACCCCCGCCGCGGAACGTTCGCCACCGTCGTCGACATCACCGAACTCGCCGACGTCTCCGAACTCCGCGAGTCCCTGGAACCTTTGGCAGCGCGCCGCGCTGCCAAGCTGGCCACCCCGGCGCTGCGCCAGGAAATCCGTGACACCGCCGCAGCAATCTCCACCATGGGTGATGCCGAGGACCCTTATGACCTGATGCGCTATGACATCAAGGTGCACCGCCTGATCTACCGGGCGGCCGCCAATACCCACCTTGAAGACGTCCTGATCCGCTACGACAACCTGGCCACCCGCATCTGGTGCATGGTGCTGGAAAAGGTACCGTCTGTGGCGGCCCACATTGCCGAGCACGTGGCGCTGCTGGAGGCCGTGGCCGACGGCGACTCGGACCGTGCGGGCAAGCTCGCCCTGGAGCACGTCACCAGTTTCGAGCAGGCCATCCGCAACGTGCTGTAG
- the glyA gene encoding serine hydroxymethyltransferase: MQDVLNASLATVDADVAAAVAQELHRQQSTLEMIASENFAPASVMEAQGSVLTNKYAEGYPGKRYYGGCEHVDVIEQLAIDRVKALFGAEFANVQPHSGAQANAAAMFALLNPGDTILGLSLAHGGHLTHGMKINFSGKLYNVVPYHVRESDLRVDMAEVEALALEHKPKLIVAGWSAYSRQLDFAEFRRIADLVGAYLMVDMAHFAGLVAAGLHPNPVPYADVVTTTTHKTLGGPRGGVILAKEEYAKKINSAVFPGQQGGPLEHVVAAKAVAFKLAAAPEFKERQERVLQGAKLLAERLLQPDVQAAGISVVNGGTDVHLVLVDLRNSELDGQQGEDALHKIGITVNRNAVPFDPRPPMVSSGLRIGTPALATRGFGAAEFTEVADIIATALIASAGTGTLPGDTAVELRNRVTALADKFPLYPHLTAGAGLDEAEADLIGAAQ; the protein is encoded by the coding sequence ATGCAGGACGTACTGAACGCCTCGCTCGCCACCGTGGACGCCGACGTCGCCGCCGCTGTGGCACAGGAACTGCACCGCCAGCAGTCCACCCTGGAAATGATTGCCTCGGAGAACTTCGCTCCGGCATCCGTGATGGAAGCCCAGGGCTCGGTTCTGACCAACAAGTACGCCGAGGGCTACCCGGGCAAGCGCTACTACGGCGGCTGCGAGCATGTCGACGTGATCGAGCAGCTCGCCATCGACCGCGTGAAGGCCCTGTTCGGCGCCGAGTTCGCCAACGTGCAGCCGCACTCCGGCGCGCAGGCCAACGCCGCCGCCATGTTCGCCCTGCTGAACCCGGGCGACACCATCCTTGGACTCTCCCTGGCCCACGGCGGCCACCTCACCCACGGCATGAAGATCAACTTCTCCGGCAAGCTCTACAACGTGGTTCCGTACCACGTCCGCGAATCCGACCTCCGGGTGGACATGGCAGAGGTGGAAGCCCTGGCCCTGGAACACAAGCCCAAGCTGATCGTGGCCGGCTGGTCCGCCTACTCACGCCAGTTGGACTTCGCCGAATTCCGCCGGATCGCCGACCTCGTGGGTGCCTACCTCATGGTGGACATGGCCCACTTCGCCGGCCTCGTCGCCGCAGGGCTGCACCCCAACCCCGTCCCGTACGCGGACGTGGTCACCACCACCACGCACAAGACCCTGGGCGGTCCGCGAGGCGGCGTCATCCTGGCCAAGGAGGAGTACGCCAAGAAGATCAACAGCGCCGTGTTCCCCGGCCAGCAGGGCGGACCACTGGAGCACGTGGTGGCCGCAAAGGCCGTCGCCTTCAAGCTCGCTGCTGCACCGGAATTCAAGGAGCGCCAGGAGCGCGTCCTGCAGGGCGCCAAGCTGCTGGCCGAACGCCTCCTCCAGCCCGACGTCCAGGCCGCAGGCATCTCCGTGGTCAACGGCGGCACCGACGTCCACCTGGTCCTGGTGGATCTCCGGAACTCCGAGCTCGATGGCCAGCAGGGCGAGGACGCCCTCCACAAGATCGGCATCACCGTCAACCGCAATGCCGTCCCGTTCGACCCCCGCCCGCCGATGGTTTCCTCGGGCCTGCGCATCGGCACCCCCGCACTGGCCACCCGCGGCTTCGGCGCCGCCGAATTCACCGAAGTGGCAGACATCATCGCCACGGCGCTGATTGCCTCCGCCGGCACGGGCACCCTGCCCGGGGACACCGCCGTCGAACTCCGCAACCGGGTGACGGCCCTGGCCGACAAGTTCCCCCTCTACCCGCACCTCACCGCCGGCGCCGGCCTGGACGAAGCCGAAGCAGACCTGATTGGAGCCGCCCAGTGA
- a CDS encoding sarcosine oxidase subunit beta family protein: protein MNTQHLPEHPDFLWRNPEPKSSYDAVIVGGGGHGLATAYFLAKNHGMTNIAVLEKGWLAGGNMARNTTIIRSNYLWDESAAIYEHALKLWEILPEELEYDFLFSQRGVMNLAHTLGDVRESIRRVGANKLNGVDAEWLDPQQVKELCPILNIRDNIRYPVMGATYQPRAGIAKHDHVAWAFARKCDEMGVDIIQNCEVTGFLKDGDRVVGVKTNRGTINTEKVGLCAAGHSSVLAEMAGFQLPIQSHPLQALVSELHEPVHPTVVMSNHVHVYVSQAHKGELVMGAGVDSYNGYGQRGSFHVIEQQMAAAVELFPIFARAHVLRTWGGIVDTTLDASPIVGLTPVENMFVNCGWGTGGFKGIPAAGMTFAHTIATGTPHRLNKPFSLERFETGALIDEHGAAAVAH from the coding sequence GTGAACACCCAGCACCTTCCGGAGCACCCGGACTTCCTCTGGCGGAACCCGGAACCCAAATCCTCCTATGACGCTGTGATCGTGGGCGGCGGCGGCCACGGCCTGGCCACCGCCTACTTCCTGGCCAAGAACCACGGCATGACCAACATCGCCGTCCTGGAAAAGGGCTGGCTGGCCGGCGGCAACATGGCCCGCAACACCACCATCATCCGCTCCAACTACCTCTGGGACGAGAGCGCCGCCATCTACGAGCACGCCCTCAAGCTCTGGGAGATCCTGCCCGAGGAACTCGAATACGACTTCCTCTTCAGCCAGCGCGGCGTGATGAACCTGGCCCACACCCTGGGCGACGTGCGCGAAAGCATCCGCCGTGTGGGCGCCAACAAGCTCAACGGGGTGGACGCCGAATGGCTGGACCCGCAGCAGGTCAAGGAACTCTGCCCCATCCTGAACATCCGCGACAACATCCGCTACCCCGTCATGGGCGCCACCTACCAGCCGCGCGCCGGCATTGCCAAGCACGACCATGTGGCCTGGGCCTTCGCCCGCAAGTGCGACGAAATGGGCGTGGACATCATCCAGAACTGCGAAGTCACCGGCTTCCTCAAGGACGGCGACCGGGTGGTGGGCGTCAAGACCAACCGCGGCACCATCAACACCGAAAAGGTGGGCCTCTGCGCCGCCGGCCACAGCTCAGTCCTGGCAGAGATGGCCGGCTTCCAGCTCCCCATCCAGTCCCACCCGCTGCAGGCACTGGTGTCCGAACTGCATGAGCCCGTCCACCCCACCGTGGTCATGTCCAACCACGTGCACGTCTACGTGTCCCAGGCCCACAAGGGCGAACTGGTGATGGGCGCCGGCGTGGACTCCTACAACGGCTACGGCCAGCGCGGCTCCTTCCACGTCATCGAGCAGCAGATGGCGGCCGCCGTCGAACTCTTCCCCATCTTCGCCCGGGCCCACGTGCTCCGGACCTGGGGCGGCATCGTGGACACCACCCTGGACGCCTCGCCGATCGTGGGCCTGACCCCGGTGGAGAACATGTTCGTGAACTGCGGCTGGGGGACCGGCGGGTTCAAGGGAATCCCCGCTGCCGGCATGACGTTCGCGCACACGATCGCCACCGGCACCCCGCACCGGCTGAACAAGCCGTTCTCGCTGGAACGCTTCGAAACCGGCGCGCTCATCGACGAACACGGCGCCGCCGCCGTGGCCCACTAG
- a CDS encoding sarcosine oxidase subunit delta — MLLIPCPNCGPRDETEFHYGGQAHVPYPENPNELSDTEWSRYLFYRENPKGIFAERWVHSTGCRQWFNMLRDTVSYDIQAIYPMGARRPDLAAAPAGESGTASLAADSTTTGTAAPSLAATSLAASTTPATTTAPEGATK, encoded by the coding sequence ATGCTGCTGATCCCATGCCCCAACTGCGGCCCGCGGGACGAAACCGAATTCCACTACGGGGGACAGGCCCACGTCCCCTACCCGGAAAACCCGAACGAGCTGAGCGATACCGAGTGGTCCCGCTACCTCTTCTACCGGGAAAACCCCAAAGGCATCTTCGCCGAGCGCTGGGTCCACAGCACCGGCTGCCGCCAGTGGTTCAACATGCTCCGCGACACCGTGAGCTATGACATCCAGGCCATCTATCCCATGGGTGCCCGCCGGCCGGACCTGGCTGCCGCCCCCGCCGGGGAATCCGGCACGGCCAGCCTCGCCGCTGACAGCACCACCACCGGAACCGCCGCACCCAGCCTCGCTGCAACCAGCCTTGCCGCCAGCACCACGCCCGCCACCACCACCGCCCCGGAAGGAGCAACCAAGTGA